In one Lolium rigidum isolate FL_2022 chromosome 3, APGP_CSIRO_Lrig_0.1, whole genome shotgun sequence genomic region, the following are encoded:
- the LOC124698129 gene encoding cold and drought-regulated protein CORA-like, which produces MTTRNETRDCFTCGESGHLSRFCTSSIRGRGRGYNYRGGGYNHRGGHNHRGGRGWVGNNNRGGRGWVAGPWHGEGAHRANMAASSEGKQPVTREPREGSEATTSSFGNFANFVDTNKGEGDEQEAWDWDQA; this is translated from the exons ATGACAACAAGGAACGAAACAAGAGACTGTTTTACCTGTGGAGAATCAGGGCACTTGAGCAGATTCTGTACTTCATCAAtaaggggaagaggaagaggatacaACTACAGAGGTGGCGGTTACAACCACAGAGGTGGCCACAACCACAGAGGTGGTCGTGGTTGGGTTGGCAACAACAACAGAGGTGGCCGTGGCTGGGTTGCTGGTCCTTGGCATGGAGAAGGGGCTCATAGGGCAAATATGGCTGCATCAAGTGAAGGCAAACAACCTGTAACCAGAGAGCCTAGAGAGGGATCAGAAGCTACTACTTCAAGCTTTGGCAACTTCGCCAACTTTGTCGACACCAATAAAG GAgagggtgacgagcaggaagcttgGGACTGGGACCAGGCATAG